One segment of Hippopotamus amphibius kiboko isolate mHipAmp2 chromosome 2, mHipAmp2.hap2, whole genome shotgun sequence DNA contains the following:
- the TRIM35 gene encoding E3 ubiquitin-protein ligase TRIM35, whose product MEPGPAVSPGPSRSFKEELLCAVCYDPFRDAVTLRCGHNFCRGCVTRCWEVQVAPTCPVCKDRAAPADLRTNHTLNNLVEKLLREEAEGARWTGHRSPRLCRLHRGQFNLFCLDDKELLCCSCQADPRHQGHRVQPVKDTAHDFRAKCRNMEHALREKAKAFWAMRRSYEAIAKHNQVEAAWLEGRIRQEFDKLREFLRVEEQAILDAMAEEARQKQLLAEEKMKRLAEDTEALAHEIERLQMEMKEDDVSFLMKHKSRKRRLFCTMEPEPIQPGMLIDVCKYLDSLQYRVWRKMVMCVESVPFSFDPNTAAGWLSLSDDLTSVTNHGYRVQVENPERFSSAPCLLGSCVLSQGSHAWEVDLGALPSWRVGVVRTRQDAGAEGHSHSCYHDTRSGFWYVCRTQGVDGDHCVTSDPATSPLVPAIPRRLRVELECEEGELSFYDAERHCHLYTFHARFGEVRPYFYLGGSRGDGPPEPLRICPLRITVKEELDG is encoded by the exons ATGGAGCCGGGCCCTGCGGTGTCCCCCGGGCCTTCCCGCTCCTTCAAGGAGGAGCTGCTTTGCGCCGTCTGCTACGACCCCTTCCGCGATGCCGTGACTCTGCGCTGCGGCCACAACTTCTGCCGCGGATGCGTGACTCGCTGCTGGGAGGTGCAGGTAGCGCCTACCTGCCCGGTGTGCAAAGACCGCGCGGCCCCCGCCGACCTGCGCACCAACCACACCCTCAACAACCTGGTGGAGAAGCTGCTGCGCGAGGAGGCCGAGGGCGCGCGCTGGACCGGCCACCGCTCTCCGCGCCTCTGCCGACTGCACCGCGGCCAGTTCAACCTCTTCTGTCTGGACGACAAGGAGCTGCTGTGCTGCTCGTGCCAGGCCGACCCCCGGCACCAGGGGCACCGCGTGCAGCCGGTGAAGGACACTGCCCACGACTTTCGG GCCAAGTGCAGGAACATGGAGCACGCGCTGAGGGAGAAAGCCAAGGCCTTCTGGGCCATGCGGCGTTCCTATGAGGCCATCGCCAAGCACAATCAG GTGGAGGCTGCCTGGCTGGAAGGGCGAATCCGGCAGGAGTTTGACAAGCTTCGTGAGTTCCTGAGAGTGGAGGAGCAGGCCATCCTGGATGCCATGGCCGAAGAGGCCAGGCAGAAGCAGCTTCTGGCCGAGGAGAAGATGAAGCGGCTGGCGGAAGACACAGAGGCTCTGGCCCACGAGATTGAGCGGCTGCAAATGGAGATGAAGGAGGATGACGTGTCTTTTCTCATG aaacacAAGAGCCGAAAACGCCG CCTCTTCTGCACGATGGAGCCGGAGCCCATCCAGCCTGGCATGCTCATTGATGTCTGCAAATACCTGGACTCCCTGCAGTACCGAGTCTGGAGGAAGATGGTCATGTGTGTTGAATCTG TGCCTTTCAGCTTTGATCCCAACACTGCAGCAGGCTGGCTTTCCTTGTCTGACGACCTCACCAGTGTCACCAACCACGGCTACCGGGTCCAGGTGGAGAACCCGGAGCGCTTCTCGTCggcaccctgcctgctgggctcctgcGTCTTGTCGCAGGGCTCGCACGCCTGGGAGGTGGACCTGGGGGCGCTGCCGAGCTGGCGCGTGGGGGTGGTGCGGACGCGCCAGGACGCGGGCGCGGAGGGCCACTCGCACAGCTGCTACCACGACACGCGCTCGGGCTTCTGGTACGTGTGCCGCACGCAGGGCGTGGACGGCGACCACTGCGTGACCTCGGACCCCGCCACGTCGCCCCTGGTCCCGGCCATCCCGCGCCGCCTGCGCGTGGAGCTGGAGTGCGAGGAGGGTGAGCTGTCCTTCTACGACGCGGAGCGCCACTGCCACCTGTACACCTTCCACGCCCGCTTCGGGGAGGTGCGGCCCTACTTCTACCTGGGGGGCTCGCGGGGGGACGGGCCCCCTGAGCCGCTGCGCATCTGCCCCCTGCGCATCACCGTCAAAGAGGAGCTGGATGGCTGA